The window AGATGGTAGGCTGATGCGATCGCACCGGCTGGATTGGTGGGGGCTACTACGGTTAAATCGAGCAGTCCATCATCACAAATAATACCGGCTGGGCCTTGAGCTAATACTGATGTTGGGGGCGCAGCATTGGCGATGGTCACAGCACTGGCTATAACCGTAATCACTTTCTCCTGTGTCTCGATCCTCGCTTCAAACGACTCAAACTCCCCTAACTGTTTTACCCCTGCCATAATGTAAGCCAACATGCCAAAGCGGTTTTTCGTGTCTCGATCCGCCTTTTCCACCATTTCTGCCTCAAAGCCAATACCCGCCAGCAACACCATATGCTTACCGTTGCACAAGGCCGCATCGACCACTTTCGGTCTTCCCTGCAAAATCGTTTCACAAGCCGCTTCAACGGTGTTGGGCAGTGCTAGTGCTGAGGCAAAAGCATTGGCGGTACCCCGCGAAATCACACCTAACGGAATACTGGTTCCGACCACCGCTTCAGCCGCCGCTGATATTGTGCCATCACCGCCAGAGACAATAATCGTATGAACACCGCGTTCAACCGCCTCACGCGCCAATTGACCTGCATCCACTTCAGGGGTGGTCAAACGAATATCCAGCTCAATTTCTGGCTCTAACAGAGACTGAATTGTCAACAAATCTTGCTCTGGGTCACCTTGACCAGCAACTGGATTGAAAATTAGGCAAGCAGAACGCTCAATAGTCATGGTCAGTTTTCAGTTGTCGGTTATGGTTTCGGGAGT of the Allocoleopsis franciscana PCC 7113 genome contains:
- a CDS encoding YegS/Rv2252/BmrU family lipid kinase — its product is MTIERSACLIFNPVAGQGDPEQDLLTIQSLLEPEIELDIRLTTPEVDAGQLAREAVERGVHTIIVSGGDGTISAAAEAVVGTSIPLGVISRGTANAFASALALPNTVEAACETILQGRPKVVDAALCNGKHMVLLAGIGFEAEMVEKADRDTKNRFGMLAYIMAGVKQLGEFESFEARIETQEKVITVIASAVTIANAAPPTSVLAQGPAGIICDDGLLDLTVVAPTNPAGAIASAYHLLQTALSGDAAERDDIGYLRARRIKVTTDPPQKVALDGEIIGTTPIDVECIPGGLTILMPLLEEVQPLEKLEGLPELRIEEKL